In a genomic window of Echeneis naucrates chromosome 4, fEcheNa1.1, whole genome shotgun sequence:
- the LOC115042081 gene encoding E3 ubiquitin-protein ligase RNF126: MAEAPPWPSRFFCHRCSAEISPRLPEYTCPRCESGFIEELLEERSADNGSVSTISSGPQNQQSFENTDQHLFTFPSGYGQFALGVFDDSFDFGAGLGTEDNRDAENRRERETASRQRYGARQPRSRHGSRRQAGRHEGVPTLEGIIQQLVNGIIAPTAMPNIGVGPWGVLHSNPMDYAWGANGLDAIITQLLNQFENTGPPPADRDKIKSLPTVKITEEHVASGLECPVCKEDYSVGENVRQLPCNHMFHNDCIVPWLEQHDTCPVCRKSLSGQNTAMNPPELSGMNFTSSSSSSSSSSTPQSSSSTSNENSTDNS, from the exons ATGGCTGAAGCACCTCCATGGCCGAGTCGGTTCTTCTGTCACAGATGCTCCGCAGAGATTAGTCCTCGGCTTCCC GAGTATACATGTCCAAGATGTGAGTCAGGGTTTATTGAGGAGCTGCTGGAAGAGAGAAG TGCTGACAATGGCTCCGTGTCTACCATCTCCAGCGGGCCCCAGAACCAGCAGTCATTTGAG AATACAGACCAGCACTTGTTTACATTCCCTTCGGGATATGGTCAGTTCGCCCTGGGTGTATTTGATGACAGTTTTGACTTCGGGGCTGGACTGGGAACAGAGGACAACCGTGATgctgaaaacagaagagaaagggaAACGGCATCACGGCAACGATATGGTGCCAGGCAACCGAGGAGTCGCCATGGTTCAAGACGACAAGCAGGGAGGCACGAGGGAGTACCCACTTTGGAAGG AATCATCCAGCAGCTAGTCAATGGAATAATTGCACCCACTGCAATGCCAAATATTGGTGTTGGACCATG GGGTGTTCTTCATTCAAATCCCATGGATTATGCTTGGGGTGCTAATGGACTAGATGCAATTATAACACAG TTATTAAACCAGTTTGAGAACACAGGCCCTCCACCTGCTGATAGAGATAAAATTAAAAGTCTTCCCACAGTAAAAATTACAGAAGAGCATGTTG cTTCAGGGCTAGAATGTCCGGTGTGTAAAGAAGATTACAGTGTTGGAGAAAATGTGCGGCAGCTCCCATGCAATCACATGTTTCACAATGATTGCATAGTACCCTGGCTGGAACAG CACGACACTTGTCCAGTTTGCAGGAAAAGTTTAAGTGGACAGAACACAGCAATGAACCCTCCAGAACTATCAGGGATGAActttacctcctcctcctcatcatcgtcatcctccTCTACCCCTCAGTCCTCATCTTCGACCAGCAATGAGAACTCCACCGATAACTCTTAG